One genomic region from Paraburkholderia azotifigens encodes:
- a CDS encoding methyltransferase, TIGR04325 family — MKKVLKAILMHSAMGAWLGKVPGVSRLYARTVWYAQMNHFLGLYGSFEDAERAATGFNKVGWNDEGIAKVLVNEKPEEPPQVFQTSQFAVLLWLTRLLKSGHAILDIGGAGGVFYEICMRYGLLSAPMRWHVVDVPEMVKRGIARHQQLKSPMISFGTDLVEAPASNIMLMLGVMQYLPDPLGEKGPGILESVQTLPSHILINKVPLMDDGEAWTIQNHVTSAMPYRLFSRRKFMDYFEAHGYRLRDRWIVPELSIDIPFHPERTVPFLEGVHFERHPVAATA, encoded by the coding sequence ATGAAGAAAGTGCTGAAAGCCATTCTGATGCATAGCGCGATGGGCGCCTGGCTGGGGAAGGTTCCTGGCGTGTCGCGGCTTTACGCAAGAACCGTCTGGTACGCGCAGATGAATCATTTCCTCGGCCTCTACGGCAGCTTCGAAGATGCCGAGCGCGCCGCGACCGGTTTCAACAAGGTCGGCTGGAATGACGAAGGCATCGCGAAGGTGCTCGTCAACGAGAAGCCGGAAGAACCGCCGCAAGTCTTTCAGACCTCGCAGTTCGCGGTGCTGCTCTGGCTTACCAGGCTGCTGAAGTCGGGCCACGCGATTCTCGACATCGGTGGCGCGGGCGGGGTCTTCTACGAAATCTGCATGCGCTACGGCCTTCTGTCCGCGCCGATGCGCTGGCACGTCGTCGATGTTCCCGAGATGGTGAAGCGCGGCATCGCGCGCCATCAGCAGCTGAAATCGCCGATGATCAGCTTCGGCACGGATCTCGTGGAGGCGCCCGCATCCAACATCATGCTGATGCTGGGCGTCATGCAGTATTTGCCTGATCCCCTCGGCGAAAAAGGGCCTGGCATTCTCGAAAGCGTGCAGACGCTTCCGTCGCACATCCTCATCAACAAGGTGCCGCTGATGGACGATGGCGAAGCGTGGACGATCCAGAATCACGTGACGAGCGCGATGCCTTACCGGCTCTTCAGCCGGCGCAAGTTCATGGACTATTTCGAGGCGCACGGCTACCGTTTGCGCGACCGCTGGATCGTTCCTGAACTGAGCATCGACATACCGTTTCATCCCGAACGTACCGTGCCGTTTCTCGAAGGCGTCCATTTCGAACGTCATCCCGTGGCGGCAACCGCGTAG
- a CDS encoding cupin-like domain-containing protein — translation MSVPSDAAVLSDSAHEPPFDDKMLRVSRSDFRSSFNLHSFQFEHTLHRTGLFDIPRIVELARRIIDSNSNRDFSALNFKRASIDAKFTAMPPGERLAETVARLGEMGTWIKLSRAQDYDREYAEVLDSITSELEDLSGLPLRKDITWATMTLFLASPKIATPFHIDHETNFLFQVQGSKDVCLFPASDRELVPDQEVERFYNGNAEAARYREDMQNRGTVYRLTPGQVVHHPPLAPHWVQNDDNISVSVSVGYCMKPLEERARVYQANYILRTMGLKPSPPGLSAWRDSLKRTVISTFEHRDPKSYYDIVFAPMTRLKSPLNAVRRLVGR, via the coding sequence ATGTCTGTGCCGAGCGATGCGGCCGTATTGAGTGATTCAGCACACGAACCGCCCTTCGACGACAAGATGCTTCGGGTGTCCAGAAGCGACTTCAGAAGCAGTTTCAATCTGCATTCGTTCCAGTTCGAACATACGTTGCATAGGACCGGCCTGTTCGACATTCCTCGCATCGTCGAACTCGCGAGACGGATCATCGACAGCAATTCGAATCGCGATTTCAGTGCGCTCAACTTCAAGCGCGCGTCGATTGATGCAAAGTTCACCGCGATGCCGCCGGGCGAGCGGCTCGCCGAGACGGTTGCCCGTCTGGGTGAAATGGGCACGTGGATCAAGCTGAGCCGCGCGCAGGACTACGACCGCGAGTACGCCGAAGTGCTGGACAGCATCACGTCCGAACTCGAAGACCTGTCCGGCCTGCCGCTGCGCAAGGACATCACGTGGGCAACGATGACGCTGTTCCTCGCGTCGCCGAAGATCGCGACGCCGTTTCATATCGATCACGAAACCAATTTCCTCTTCCAGGTGCAGGGCTCCAAGGACGTGTGCCTGTTCCCGGCGAGCGATCGCGAGCTGGTGCCGGACCAGGAGGTCGAACGCTTCTATAACGGCAATGCGGAAGCCGCGCGCTATCGCGAGGACATGCAGAATCGCGGTACCGTCTACCGGCTGACACCGGGACAGGTGGTGCATCATCCGCCATTGGCGCCGCACTGGGTGCAGAACGACGACAATATCTCGGTGAGCGTGAGCGTCGGTTACTGCATGAAGCCGCTCGAGGAACGCGCGCGGGTCTATCAGGCGAACTACATTCTGCGCACGATGGGACTCAAGCCGTCGCCGCCCGGACTGTCCGCGTGGCGCGACAGCCTGAAGAGAACGGTCATCTCGACCTTCGAGCACCGCGATCCGAAGAGCTACTACGACATCGTCTTCGCGCCGATGACCCGGCTCAAATCGCCGTTGAATGCGGTTCGGCGGCTGGTCGGCCGCTGA
- a CDS encoding calcium-binding protein, translating to MNGAPGAPAYISRRLVRSSRPIVSSDRLVRWAALSRLRGVHPTFLDGQAGLRCKRKTAAENPYPFAVAHTGAATTQQNVRCTRLPKRPTHSAAGKDTQRPEPATFAREEFAVKHPVATVSGLAASPFVSRASRRPSRAASHPWPGARAVAGIAACVCVLACASAARAADNPVRMMPVDAFLDTLGVVTHVNYTDGAYANVHNVADDMTWLGIRHARDYTPGPSAPFASYAYLAQRGVRFNFLVRSNIAESIELAARLNAEVPGSIAAIEGFNEIDNFPIPYRGLTGQAAALAAQREIYTRVRSAPELKGVPVYDLTGFDTRTVESRADSADYANQHAYPQNGNQPTYNSPGGSWIPAAIYSVKKFNLPIVITEFGYFSMPQSGWYMIGVDEPTQAKAVLNGYMDSAAAGVKRIYVYELLDEKADPQNRSGEMHFGLFRFDNSPKPVAHAIRNLTTILKASTPRRTKDAARGTLPYTLADMPVSANSLLLQKKDGRFVLALWNETQIWDRANGKPVTQPPARINIDFGASVRRVDVYDPLVSAEPQASHRDVRQLPLEVPDHVILLEVTPADMPGT from the coding sequence ATGAACGGCGCGCCAGGTGCGCCCGCATACATATCGCGACGTCTCGTCCGATCGTCTCGTCCGATCGTCTCGTCCGATCGTCTCGTCCGATGGGCGGCTTTATCAAGATTGCGCGGCGTCCACCCGACGTTCCTCGATGGACAAGCCGGATTGCGTTGCAAGCGAAAAACGGCTGCCGAGAATCCGTATCCGTTCGCCGTCGCACACACCGGGGCCGCGACGACGCAGCAGAATGTGCGCTGCACGCGCCTCCCGAAGAGGCCGACCCATTCCGCTGCCGGCAAGGACACGCAACGCCCGGAACCGGCAACGTTCGCACGCGAGGAATTCGCCGTGAAGCATCCCGTCGCAACCGTCTCTGGCCTCGCGGCCTCCCCGTTCGTCTCCCGTGCTTCGCGCCGCCCGTCGCGGGCAGCCTCGCACCCGTGGCCCGGCGCGCGCGCCGTCGCGGGTATCGCGGCGTGCGTCTGCGTGCTCGCCTGCGCATCGGCGGCGCGCGCAGCCGACAATCCCGTGCGGATGATGCCCGTCGATGCCTTCCTCGACACGCTCGGCGTCGTCACCCACGTCAACTACACAGACGGCGCGTACGCGAACGTGCACAACGTCGCCGACGACATGACATGGCTCGGCATCCGTCACGCCCGCGACTACACGCCCGGCCCGAGCGCGCCATTCGCCAGCTATGCGTACCTCGCGCAACGCGGTGTCAGGTTCAACTTCCTGGTGCGTTCGAACATCGCTGAGTCGATCGAACTCGCCGCGCGGTTGAATGCGGAAGTGCCCGGCAGCATCGCGGCCATCGAAGGCTTCAACGAGATCGACAACTTTCCCATCCCCTATCGCGGCCTCACGGGACAGGCTGCCGCGCTCGCCGCGCAGCGCGAGATCTACACACGTGTGCGCAGCGCGCCGGAGCTCAAGGGCGTGCCCGTCTACGACCTGACGGGCTTCGACACGAGAACGGTCGAGTCGCGCGCCGATTCCGCCGATTACGCGAATCAGCATGCGTATCCGCAAAACGGCAATCAGCCGACGTACAACTCACCCGGCGGCAGCTGGATTCCCGCCGCCATCTATAGCGTCAAGAAATTCAACCTGCCGATCGTCATCACCGAATTCGGGTACTTCTCGATGCCGCAATCGGGCTGGTACATGATCGGCGTCGACGAGCCGACACAGGCCAAAGCCGTGTTGAACGGCTATATGGATTCCGCGGCGGCGGGCGTCAAGCGGATCTATGTCTACGAACTGCTCGACGAAAAGGCCGATCCGCAAAACAGGAGCGGCGAAATGCACTTCGGCCTGTTTCGCTTCGACAACAGTCCCAAGCCGGTGGCCCACGCGATTCGCAATCTCACCACGATCCTGAAAGCCAGCACGCCCCGCCGGACAAAAGACGCCGCGCGCGGCACGCTGCCCTATACGCTCGCCGACATGCCCGTGTCCGCAAACAGCCTGCTGCTGCAAAAGAAGGATGGGCGCTTCGTGCTTGCGCTATGGAACGAGACGCAGATATGGGATCGCGCGAACGGCAAGCCCGTCACCCAGCCGCCCGCTCGCATCAACATCGATTTCGGTGCATCGGTGCGCCGTGTCGACGTGTACGATCCGCTCGTTTCGGCCGAACCGCAGGCGAGCCATCGCGATGTGCGTCAACTGCCTCTGGAAGTACCCGATCACGTCATACTGCTGGAGGTCACGCCGGCCGATATGCCGGGAACCTGA
- a CDS encoding glycosyltransferase family 4 protein, whose translation MPCAPANIRGGAERLRSRHMNYMAWRVESVVLATLDMSDARTLSMTHVPTPNLLINGRFLGRRATGVDRFAFETIRALDQLIELRDPLVAGLRAEIVVPEALTGMPNPFRHVGLQARGKGGGLRWEQLALPHAARGRLLLNLCNSGPLLYSRQVTVLHDAAPARVPDSYSRSFVAWYRLMAPRLGRVSRRVITVSEFSRRELSDAYRIPAGKIGVVPESGEHMLRVPVDEGAVVQKLNGRPFVLAVGSLNRHKNFRLVADAAKLIGDAQFDIVVVGGGDARVYGADKDALPAFVKHLGYVTDGELAALYARAACFVYPSRYEGFGLPPVEALAMGCPVIASRLPSVQEACGDAALYTSPDDPAELARLLERITADAALRASLRERGRARTEELTWRATAARLIEEISPWLM comes from the coding sequence ATGCCATGCGCGCCGGCGAACATTCGCGGCGGCGCGGAGCGGCTACGCTCGCGTCATATGAACTACATGGCGTGGCGTGTCGAATCCGTCGTCCTGGCGACGCTCGACATGAGCGATGCCCGGACCCTGTCGATGACACACGTGCCTACCCCAAACCTGCTGATCAACGGCCGCTTTCTCGGCCGCCGCGCAACGGGGGTCGATCGCTTCGCGTTCGAGACTATCCGTGCGCTCGATCAGCTGATCGAATTGCGCGATCCCCTCGTTGCGGGATTGCGGGCCGAGATTGTCGTACCCGAAGCGCTGACGGGTATGCCCAATCCCTTCCGGCACGTCGGATTGCAGGCGAGGGGGAAGGGCGGCGGTCTGCGCTGGGAGCAGCTCGCGCTGCCGCATGCCGCGCGCGGCCGGCTACTTCTCAATCTGTGCAATTCGGGGCCGCTGCTGTATTCCCGTCAGGTGACGGTGCTGCACGACGCAGCGCCTGCGCGCGTGCCTGACAGCTATAGCCGCTCGTTCGTCGCCTGGTATCGGCTGATGGCGCCGCGTCTTGGCCGCGTATCGCGGCGTGTGATCACCGTGTCGGAATTCTCGCGGCGCGAGCTATCCGACGCGTACCGGATTCCGGCCGGCAAGATCGGCGTCGTGCCGGAGAGCGGCGAGCATATGTTGCGTGTGCCCGTCGATGAGGGCGCCGTGGTGCAGAAGCTGAACGGGCGGCCATTCGTGCTCGCCGTCGGCAGTCTCAACCGGCACAAGAACTTCCGGCTCGTGGCCGACGCCGCGAAGCTCATCGGCGATGCGCAATTCGACATCGTCGTGGTCGGCGGCGGCGATGCGCGGGTGTACGGAGCGGACAAGGACGCGTTGCCGGCCTTCGTGAAGCACCTGGGCTACGTGACGGATGGCGAACTGGCCGCGCTTTACGCGCGTGCCGCGTGCTTCGTCTATCCGTCGCGCTACGAGGGTTTCGGACTGCCGCCTGTCGAAGCACTGGCGATGGGCTGTCCCGTCATCGCGTCGAGGCTGCCGTCTGTCCAGGAAGCCTGCGGCGACGCCGCGCTCTACACATCGCCCGACGACCCCGCCGAACTCGCCCGCCTGCTCGAACGGATCACCGCGGACGCGGCATTGCGTGCGAGCCTGCGCGAGCGTGGCCGCGCGAGGACAGAAGAACTCACCTGGCGCGCGACGGCCGCCCGGTTGATCGAGGAGATCTCGCCGTGGCTAATGTGA